A genomic segment from Arcobacter acticola encodes:
- the tsaE gene encoding tRNA (adenosine(37)-N6)-threonylcarbamoyltransferase complex ATPase subunit type 1 TsaE encodes MQKTFELELNKLEELTTYLIELLKDDNYIVILRGDLASGKTTLVKNYLKALNLDDLVTSPTFSLQAIYSENIFHYDVYNKTLNEFISLGMLEEFEKDGTHFIEWGDEKLEEILKDYGYNVILIEIEKKDNKRLYKINA; translated from the coding sequence TTGCAGAAAACTTTTGAATTAGAACTAAATAAACTAGAAGAACTTACTACTTATTTAATAGAATTATTAAAAGATGATAACTATATAGTTATTTTACGAGGTGACTTAGCAAGCGGTAAAACTACCCTTGTTAAAAATTATCTAAAAGCTTTGAACTTAGATGATTTAGTTACTTCTCCTACTTTTTCCCTACAAGCTATTTATTCTGAAAATATTTTTCATTATGACGTTTATAATAAAACATTAAATGAATTTATTTCATTAGGAATGCTAGAAGAGTTTGAAAAAGATGGAACTCACTTTATAGAGTGGGGTGATGAAAAACTAGAAGAAATATTAAAAGATTATGGATATAACGTGATTTTAATAGAAATTGAAAAGAAAGATAATAAGAGGTTATATAAAATAAATGCATAA
- the lptB gene encoding LPS export ABC transporter ATP-binding protein — MHKLHIKDITKIIKKTQILHGISLEVNSGEIVGLLGPNGAGKTTTFYTVCGLVKPTAGNVYFDDKDITSLPLHKRALKGIGYLPQESSIFKDLSVEDNLMLAAEIVTKDKNEQIKRVEELLEIFNIEPIRQRKGVSLSGGERRRTEIARALVSKPKFLLLDEPFAGVDPIAVKDIQEIIHQLTKIDIGVLITDHNVRETLEICDRAYVMKAGALLASGTSDEIRNDSKVREHYLGENFNF, encoded by the coding sequence ATGCATAAATTACATATAAAAGATATTACAAAAATAATCAAAAAAACTCAGATATTGCATGGTATTTCACTAGAAGTTAATTCAGGAGAAATTGTAGGATTATTAGGACCAAATGGTGCTGGAAAAACTACAACATTTTATACTGTTTGTGGCTTAGTAAAACCAACAGCTGGAAATGTTTATTTTGACGATAAAGATATAACTTCATTGCCATTACATAAAAGAGCATTAAAAGGAATAGGTTATTTACCTCAAGAATCTTCAATCTTCAAAGATTTATCAGTTGAAGATAATCTAATGCTTGCTGCTGAAATTGTTACAAAAGATAAAAATGAACAAATAAAACGTGTAGAAGAATTATTAGAAATTTTTAATATTGAGCCAATTAGACAAAGAAAAGGTGTTTCACTTTCAGGTGGAGAGAGAAGAAGAACGGAAATTGCAAGAGCACTTGTATCAAAACCAAAATTCTTACTTCTTGATGAACCTTTTGCAGGGGTTGATCCAATTGCTGTTAAAGATATTCAAGAGATTATTCATCAGTTAACAAAAATAGATATTGGTGTATTAATAACAGACCATAATGTAAGAGAAACACTAGAAATTTGTGATAGAGCCTATGTTATGAAAGCAGGAGCATTGTTAGCTAGTGGAACAAGCGATGAAATAAGAAATGATTCAAAGGTTAGAGAACACTATTTAGGTGAAAATTTCAACTTCTAA
- a CDS encoding GGDEF domain-containing response regulator, with protein sequence MNKEILKNISILYVEDESDVREFTSKLLSSLLKNVFTAENGQDGLDLYKENINTIDLIVTDINMPKMNGIAMCEKIRELNKEIPIVVTSAHNDTDFLKKAIDVGVSTYAMKPIDLYQLIESITKAIEPIFLKKELVTLNLSLESKIEMEIEKINSILDAQENIVIVTNKEEITNINKKFLEFFGIESFEKFKEAKKDIFDLFHEEFGFITRNQMEKQECWLKYIKELPEIDRIVKIKNHKNEERLFTINIDYYENKEHYYIFSLTDITSIKEKANLLEYQSSHDKITGLFNKNKFDEFYEKEVKRSKRYKNDLSIILFDIYEFREIIEINKSSIGDIILKEISQIMSNCIREQDISARWGGEEFLILLPQTNLEGAQIVANKINNTVFEHLFTEKQLKLSANFGVSELKEEDDEKTFMSRVNKLLFESKNRGKSVVIAR encoded by the coding sequence ATGAATAAAGAAATTTTAAAAAACATATCAATTTTATACGTAGAAGATGAGAGTGATGTAAGAGAGTTCACATCAAAATTACTATCATCTTTACTAAAAAATGTTTTCACAGCAGAAAATGGCCAAGATGGCTTAGATTTGTATAAAGAAAATATAAATACCATAGATTTAATAGTTACAGATATTAATATGCCAAAAATGAATGGTATTGCTATGTGTGAGAAAATAAGAGAACTAAATAAAGAAATACCTATAGTTGTAACAAGTGCTCATAATGATACTGATTTTTTAAAAAAAGCTATTGATGTAGGGGTTAGTACTTATGCCATGAAACCTATTGATTTATACCAGTTAATTGAAAGTATAACAAAAGCGATTGAGCCAATTTTCTTAAAAAAAGAGCTTGTTACCCTAAACTTATCCCTTGAGAGTAAAATAGAAATGGAAATAGAAAAGATAAATTCTATTTTAGATGCTCAAGAGAATATTGTTATAGTTACTAATAAAGAAGAAATTACAAACATAAATAAGAAATTTCTAGAATTCTTTGGAATTGAAAGTTTTGAAAAATTTAAAGAAGCTAAAAAAGATATCTTTGATCTTTTTCATGAAGAATTTGGTTTTATTACAAGAAATCAAATGGAAAAACAAGAGTGTTGGCTAAAATATATTAAAGAATTACCTGAAATTGATAGAATTGTCAAAATCAAAAATCATAAAAATGAAGAGAGATTATTTACTATAAATATAGATTATTATGAGAATAAAGAGCACTATTATATTTTTTCATTAACAGATATTACAAGTATAAAAGAAAAAGCAAATTTATTAGAATATCAATCAAGCCATGACAAGATAACAGGACTGTTTAATAAAAATAAATTTGATGAATTTTATGAAAAAGAAGTAAAAAGATCTAAAAGATATAAAAATGATTTATCTATTATACTTTTTGACATATATGAATTTAGAGAGATAATTGAAATAAATAAATCTTCAATTGGAGATATCATACTAAAAGAAATTTCACAAATTATGTCAAATTGTATTAGAGAACAAGATATATCAGCTAGATGGGGAGGAGAAGAGTTTTTAATACTACTTCCTCAAACAAACCTAGAAGGTGCACAAATTGTTGCTAATAAAATAAATAACACAGTATTTGAGCACTTATTTACAGAAAAACAATTAAAACTAAGTGCAAATTTTGGAGTATCTGAATTAAAAGAAGAAGATGACGAAAAAACTTTTATGTCAAGGGTAAATAAATTGTTATTTGAAAGTAAAAATAGAGGCAAAAGCGTAGTAATAGCAAGATAA